A portion of the Citrobacter rodentium NBRC 105723 = DSM 16636 genome contains these proteins:
- a CDS encoding AsmA family protein, translating to MKFIGKLILYLLIALLVVILGLYFLLQTRWGAERVSSWISENSSYRLAFDAMDHRFSSPSHVLLENVTFGRRGQPATLEVKSVDIGLSSRQLTDPFHVDTILLRDGTLNISLQTAPFPFQADRLQLQDMAFNSPGSEWDLSAQRVNGGVTPWLPQEGHVLGKKAHIQLSAGSLTLNDVPAANVLIEGSIDNEQVTLSTIGADIARGALTGVAKRNTDGSWKVENLRLNDIRLQSDKSLTAFFAPLTTVPSLQIDRLEVTDARLQGPDWSVTDLDLSLRDLTFSKDDWQSQEGKLSMNASEFIYGSLHLYDPILNAEFAPQGIALRQFTTRWEGGMFRTSGNWTRDGKALILDDAALAGVEYTLPENWKQQWMKPLPAWLSSVTLKKFSASRNLIIDIDPAFPWQLTALDAYGANLGLAQDYKWGIWSGNATLNAAAATFNRVDVRRPSLSLSANASTVNISELSAFTGKGLLEATASVSQLPQRQTQVSLNGRGVPVNILQQWGWPALPISGDGNLQLTASGSIQADTPLKPTVNGRLHAVNADQQQVTQTMQAGVVSGGEVKSTEPAQ from the coding sequence ATGAAATTTATTGGAAAGCTGATTCTCTACCTGCTGATCGCCCTGCTGGTGGTGATCCTGGGCCTCTATTTTCTGCTGCAAACCCGCTGGGGAGCGGAACGCGTCAGTAGCTGGATCTCTGAGAACAGCAGTTATCGTCTGGCCTTTGATGCGATGGATCATCGTTTTTCATCACCATCACATGTTCTTCTGGAAAACGTCACCTTTGGCCGCCGCGGCCAGCCCGCGACGCTGGAGGTGAAAAGCGTGGATATTGGCCTCAGCAGCCGTCAGCTTACCGATCCCTTTCATGTCGATACTATCCTGCTGCGGGACGGTACGCTGAACATCTCCCTTCAGACCGCTCCGTTCCCTTTCCAGGCCGACCGTTTGCAGCTTCAGGATATGGCGTTTAACAGTCCGGGCAGCGAGTGGGATCTGAGCGCTCAGCGGGTAAACGGCGGCGTTACCCCCTGGCTTCCGCAGGAAGGCCATGTGCTTGGAAAAAAAGCGCACATTCAACTGAGCGCCGGTTCACTGACGCTGAATGACGTTCCTGCCGCCAACGTTTTAATTGAAGGCAGTATCGACAACGAACAGGTAACGTTAAGCACTATTGGCGCGGACATTGCGCGCGGCGCCTTAACCGGCGTGGCAAAACGCAATACTGACGGCAGCTGGAAGGTGGAAAATCTGCGCCTGAACGATATCCGGCTGCAAAGCGACAAATCTCTCACTGCGTTTTTCGCGCCGCTGACTACCGTTCCCTCTTTGCAAATTGATCGCCTTGAAGTGACCGACGCGCGCCTGCAGGGGCCGGACTGGTCGGTGACCGACCTCGATCTCAGCCTGCGCGACCTGACCTTCAGTAAGGACGACTGGCAGAGCCAGGAAGGAAAACTGTCAATGAACGCCAGCGAATTTATCTACGGTTCGCTGCATTTATACGATCCCATTCTCAATGCGGAGTTCGCGCCTCAGGGCATTGCGTTACGCCAGTTCACCACCCGCTGGGAAGGCGGCATGTTCAGGACCTCCGGCAACTGGACACGCGACGGCAAGGCCCTGATTCTGGATGACGCGGCCCTGGCTGGCGTGGAGTACACCCTGCCGGAAAACTGGAAACAGCAGTGGATGAAACCGCTGCCAGCCTGGCTTAGCAGCGTGACGCTGAAAAAATTCAGCGCCAGCCGCAATCTGATAATCGACATTGACCCGGCGTTCCCCTGGCAGCTGACCGCGCTGGATGCCTATGGCGCTAACCTCGGGCTGGCGCAGGATTATAAGTGGGGGATCTGGAGCGGCAACGCGACCCTGAACGCTGCGGCGGCGACGTTTAACCGCGTCGATGTGCGCCGCCCTTCACTGTCGCTGTCGGCAAACGCCAGCACGGTGAACATCAGCGAACTGAGCGCCTTTACCGGGAAAGGGCTACTGGAAGCCACCGCCAGCGTGTCGCAGTTACCGCAGCGCCAGACGCAGGTCAGCCTGAACGGTCGCGGCGTGCCGGTAAACATACTGCAGCAGTGGGGATGGCCTGCGCTGCCGATCTCCGGTGACGGCAATCTGCAGCTAACCGCCAGCGGCAGCATTCAGGCCGATACGCCGTTAAAGCCTACGGTAAACGGGCGACTGCACGCGGTAAATGCCGATCAACAGCAGGTGACGCAAACCATGCAGGCTGGCGTGGTTTCAGGTGGAGAGGTGAAGTCAACGGAACCGGCACAGTAA
- the yicI gene encoding alpha-xylosidase encodes MKISDGNWLIQPGLNVIYPVQVFDVEQHDKELVVYVAPRDVRERTWQLDTPLFTLRLFSPQEGVIGVRMEHFQGALDKGPHYPLNVLQDVKVEIQNNEAFAELRSGDLSVRVTKGEFWSLDFLRNGVRITGSQLKNNGYVQDTRTQRNYMFERLDLGVGETVYGLGERFTALVRNGQTVDTWNRDGGTSTEQSYKNIPFYLTNRGYGVLVNHPQCVSFEVGSEKVSKVQFSVESEYLEYFVIDGPTPKEVLNRYTQLTGRPALPPAWSFGLWLTTSFTTNYDEATVNSFIDGMAERNLPLHVFHFDCFWMKAFQWCDFEWDPVTFPDPEGMIRRLKEKGLKVCVWINPYIGQKSPIFNQLKEKGYLLKRPDGSLWQWDKWQPGLAIYDFTNPEACAWYASKLKALVDIGVDCFKTDFGERIPTDVQWFDGSDPQKMHNHYAYVYNELVWNVLKETVGEEEAVLFARSASVGAQQFPVHWGGDCYANYESMAESLRGGLSIGLSGFGFWSHDIGGFENTAPAHVYKRWCAFGLLSSHSRLHGSKSYRVPWAYDDESCDVVRYFTEQKCRLMPYLYRQAALANERGTPMMRAMMLEFPADPACDYLDRQYMLGDSLMVAPVFSEAGDVQFYLPEGRWTHLWRNDEAQGSRWHKQQHDFMSLPVYVRDNTLLALGANNQQPDYAWHEGTAFQLFHLEDGREATCEVPAADGSVIFTLNAKRVGNRITVTGSGEARNWTLCLRNIMQLSDIHCGTHEGSELGVVVKPQGSEIVITL; translated from the coding sequence ATGAAAATTAGCGACGGTAACTGGCTGATCCAGCCAGGCCTCAATGTGATTTATCCCGTCCAGGTATTTGACGTGGAACAGCATGACAAGGAGCTGGTGGTATACGTCGCGCCGCGTGACGTTCGTGAGCGTACCTGGCAACTGGATACGCCGCTGTTTACTCTGCGCCTCTTCTCGCCGCAGGAAGGCGTTATTGGCGTGCGCATGGAACACTTCCAGGGGGCGCTGGATAAAGGGCCTCATTATCCGCTTAACGTTTTGCAGGACGTGAAGGTAGAGATACAAAACAACGAGGCGTTTGCCGAGCTGAGAAGCGGCGATTTAAGCGTACGGGTAACCAAAGGTGAATTCTGGTCGCTGGATTTTTTGCGTAACGGCGTGCGTATTACCGGTAGCCAGCTGAAGAATAATGGCTATGTGCAGGATACCCGTACTCAGCGTAACTATATGTTTGAGCGTCTGGATCTCGGCGTCGGCGAGACGGTTTACGGCCTCGGCGAGCGCTTTACCGCGCTGGTGCGCAACGGCCAGACGGTCGATACCTGGAACCGTGACGGCGGTACCAGCACCGAGCAGTCCTACAAAAATATTCCCTTCTACCTGACCAATCGCGGCTACGGCGTGCTGGTCAATCATCCACAGTGCGTATCGTTTGAAGTTGGCTCGGAGAAAGTCTCGAAAGTTCAGTTCAGCGTGGAAAGCGAGTATCTGGAGTACTTCGTTATCGATGGCCCGACGCCGAAAGAGGTGCTGAACCGCTATACGCAGCTGACCGGACGCCCGGCGCTGCCGCCAGCATGGTCGTTTGGCCTGTGGCTGACCACTTCGTTCACCACCAACTACGACGAGGCTACGGTCAACAGCTTTATCGACGGCATGGCGGAGCGCAATCTGCCGCTGCACGTTTTCCACTTCGACTGTTTCTGGATGAAGGCTTTCCAGTGGTGCGATTTTGAATGGGACCCGGTGACCTTCCCGGATCCGGAAGGGATGATACGCCGCCTGAAAGAAAAAGGACTGAAAGTCTGCGTGTGGATTAACCCGTATATCGGTCAGAAGTCGCCCATCTTTAACCAGCTGAAAGAGAAAGGTTACCTGCTAAAGCGCCCGGACGGTTCGCTGTGGCAATGGGATAAATGGCAGCCGGGCCTCGCGATTTATGATTTCACCAATCCGGAAGCCTGCGCATGGTACGCCAGCAAACTAAAAGCGCTGGTGGACATTGGCGTAGACTGCTTTAAAACCGACTTCGGCGAGCGTATCCCGACCGATGTGCAATGGTTCGACGGTTCCGATCCGCAGAAAATGCACAACCATTACGCTTACGTCTACAACGAACTGGTGTGGAACGTGCTTAAAGAGACGGTGGGCGAAGAGGAGGCGGTGCTGTTCGCCCGCTCGGCCTCTGTCGGCGCGCAGCAGTTTCCGGTGCACTGGGGCGGCGACTGCTACGCCAACTACGAATCAATGGCGGAAAGCCTGCGCGGCGGCTTATCCATCGGCCTGTCCGGTTTTGGTTTCTGGAGCCACGATATCGGCGGGTTTGAAAATACCGCGCCGGCGCACGTTTATAAACGCTGGTGCGCGTTTGGTTTGCTCTCCAGCCACAGCCGTCTGCACGGCAGCAAATCCTACCGGGTGCCGTGGGCCTATGATGATGAATCCTGCGATGTGGTGCGCTATTTCACTGAGCAGAAGTGCCGCCTGATGCCCTATTTATATCGCCAGGCTGCCCTGGCGAATGAGCGGGGCACGCCAATGATGCGCGCAATGATGCTGGAATTCCCGGCCGATCCGGCCTGCGATTATCTGGATCGCCAGTATATGCTCGGCGATTCGCTGATGGTGGCGCCGGTGTTCAGTGAGGCGGGCGACGTTCAGTTCTATCTGCCGGAAGGCCGCTGGACCCACCTGTGGCGCAACGATGAAGCGCAGGGTAGCCGCTGGCATAAACAGCAGCATGATTTCATGAGCCTGCCGGTCTACGTGCGTGATAACACGCTGCTGGCGCTGGGCGCCAATAACCAGCAGCCAGACTACGCGTGGCACGAAGGTACGGCCTTCCAGCTATTCCACCTTGAGGATGGTCGCGAAGCGACCTGCGAAGTGCCCGCGGCGGACGGTTCGGTAATCTTCACGCTTAACGCGAAGCGCGTCGGCAACAGGATTACGGTGACCGGAAGCGGAGAAGCGCGCAACTGGACGCTGTGCCTGCGCAATATAATGCAGCTGAGCGATATTCATTGCGGTACGCATGAAGGGAGCGAGCTGGGCGTCGTCGTGAAACCGCAGGGCAGCGAGATCGTGATAACGCTTTGA
- a CDS encoding glycoside-pentoside-hexuronide family transporter translates to MENHVLSVKEKIGYGMGDAASHIIFDNVMLYMMFFYTDIFGIPAGFVGTMFLLARVLDAISDPCMGLLADRTRSRWGKFRPWVLFGALPFGLVCVLAYSTPDLSLNGKMIYAAITYTLLTLLYTVVNIPYCALGGVITNDPAQRISLQSWRFVLATAGGMLSTVLMMPLVNFIGGEDKALGFQGGIAVLSVVAFLMLAFCFFTTKERVEAPPSTTSMREDLRDIWHNDQWRIVGFLTILNILAVCVRGGAMMYYVTWIMGTPEVFVAFLTTYCVGNLIGSALAKPLTDWKCKVSVFWWTNAALAVISLAMFFVPMHASITMFSFIFVIGVLHQLVTPIQWVMMSDTVDYGEWCNGKRLTGISFAGTLFVLKLGLAFGGALIGWMLAGGGYDAAAKAQNSATISIIIALFTLVPALCYLLSAVIAKRYYTLKTPYLRKILDQLAQGARRNQQQFTHNEFQNERN, encoded by the coding sequence ATGGAAAATCATGTTTTGTCCGTTAAAGAGAAGATTGGCTACGGCATGGGCGATGCCGCCAGCCATATCATTTTCGATAACGTCATGTTGTATATGATGTTTTTTTATACCGACATTTTTGGTATCCCTGCGGGGTTTGTCGGCACGATGTTCTTACTGGCGCGTGTGCTGGATGCTATCTCGGACCCCTGTATGGGGCTTCTGGCCGACCGCACCCGTTCCCGCTGGGGAAAATTTCGTCCCTGGGTACTGTTTGGCGCGCTGCCGTTTGGTCTGGTCTGCGTACTGGCCTACAGCACGCCGGATCTCAGCCTCAACGGTAAAATGATTTATGCCGCAATCACCTACACCTTGCTGACCCTGCTCTATACCGTGGTGAATATCCCTTATTGCGCGCTGGGCGGCGTGATCACCAACGACCCGGCGCAGCGTATTTCCCTGCAATCCTGGCGCTTTGTGCTGGCCACCGCCGGGGGAATGCTCTCCACCGTGCTGATGATGCCGCTGGTCAACTTTATTGGCGGTGAAGATAAGGCGCTGGGTTTCCAGGGCGGGATTGCAGTGCTGTCCGTTGTTGCGTTCCTGATGCTGGCATTCTGCTTTTTTACCACCAAAGAACGTGTCGAGGCGCCGCCGTCCACGACCTCAATGCGTGAAGATCTGCGCGATATCTGGCACAACGACCAGTGGCGGATCGTCGGTTTTCTGACCATTCTCAACATCCTCGCCGTCTGTGTGCGCGGCGGCGCGATGATGTATTACGTTACCTGGATTATGGGAACGCCGGAAGTCTTTGTCGCTTTCCTCACGACTTACTGCGTCGGCAACCTGATTGGCTCCGCGCTGGCGAAACCGCTTACCGACTGGAAATGCAAAGTCAGCGTCTTCTGGTGGACTAACGCCGCGCTGGCGGTTATCAGCCTGGCGATGTTCTTCGTACCTATGCATGCCAGCATTACCATGTTTAGCTTCATCTTTGTGATTGGCGTTCTGCACCAGCTGGTAACGCCAATCCAGTGGGTGATGATGTCCGATACCGTCGATTACGGCGAATGGTGTAACGGAAAGCGGCTGACCGGCATCAGCTTCGCGGGAACGCTGTTCGTCCTCAAACTGGGTCTGGCGTTCGGCGGGGCGCTCATCGGCTGGATGCTGGCAGGCGGCGGTTACGATGCCGCGGCGAAAGCTCAGAACAGCGCGACCATCAGTATCATCATCGCCTTATTCACCCTTGTCCCGGCTCTCTGCTACCTGCTGAGCGCGGTGATTGCCAAACGGTATTACACCCTGAAAACGCCTTACCTGAGAAAGATCCTCGACCAGCTGGCACAGGGGGCGCGTCGCAATCAGCAACAATTCACGCATAACGAATTTCAGAACGAAAGGAACTGA
- a CDS encoding lytic transglycosylase domain-containing protein: MLDVLLLASQCAPNFPPEILLTISKVESGHNPYAIGVVDGYLARQPGNKDEALATANMLHKEGWNFSMGIAQINLHNLAKYNLTFDSVFDPCDNLRIAAAIYNDCFQRASLQYRSERDAQLASYSCYYSGNFTRGFKAEGKDGLSYVDKIIAAMPASTADKSLAAQPIPVIASRKKKAVTQETQTQDARLSRKQKTGVKELRGN, translated from the coding sequence ATGCTTGATGTTCTTCTTTTGGCTTCACAGTGCGCCCCCAATTTTCCACCGGAGATTCTGTTAACGATTTCTAAAGTTGAGTCCGGCCATAATCCTTATGCCATTGGGGTAGTAGATGGCTATCTGGCAAGGCAGCCCGGTAATAAAGACGAGGCTCTTGCTACCGCCAATATGCTCCACAAAGAGGGCTGGAATTTCTCAATGGGTATTGCGCAGATAAATTTGCACAATCTGGCAAAATATAATCTGACATTCGATTCAGTTTTCGACCCCTGCGATAATTTACGTATCGCTGCCGCTATTTATAACGACTGTTTCCAGCGCGCATCGTTGCAATATCGCTCTGAGCGGGATGCTCAGCTTGCCTCCTACTCTTGCTACTATAGTGGAAACTTTACCCGGGGGTTCAAAGCGGAAGGAAAGGACGGTCTGAGCTATGTTGATAAAATTATTGCCGCAATGCCTGCATCCACTGCCGATAAATCTCTTGCTGCGCAACCCATTCCGGTGATCGCAAGCAGAAAAAAGAAAGCGGTTACTCAGGAAACCCAGACACAGGATGCCAGACTATCCAGAAAACAGAAAACGGGCGTAAAGGAGCTCAGGGGCAATTAG
- a CDS encoding RCC1 domain-containing protein: MRLKKHLITHSCRLIAMTSIVFTSALYAGDSIMPGSITGETKLESKSAGNFLPTGSVVDTGLAIHNGEVWVWGFRGSGQQGNGVMVVNQRSAPAKVKIFSDNNIKIIALASGIYHIIALDENGDVWGWGQSGYGETGCGIVYISTPCKVIEGKKIIKISAGEYFSAALSADGDVYTWGDGLYGQRGDGTLHRYSAFYTKPQVVHKVDLAGEKARLLTAHYESAFVVTESGKFMGWGDNETCELGPMVTLYNPTRCDGRHEYISKPREFAPGINAHDVIDITGGNRWSEVLLKDGSVWGWGLGASIGLTDNGSTDSKYNSAVARKILDNVAILYGRYVGSAALTKSGDFYTWGLTNGSAFPDIYGHRPTLRTPTHGVIEGFGGGKEHLYYWTFDGKLYGYGYGAAYKLDPNSAANIPWPGKEMTFILADD; the protein is encoded by the coding sequence ATGAGATTAAAAAAACATTTAATAACGCACAGCTGTCGTTTAATTGCCATGACCAGCATTGTTTTTACCTCCGCGTTATATGCCGGTGATTCCATTATGCCGGGTTCTATAACCGGAGAGACAAAACTGGAGTCAAAATCTGCGGGTAATTTCTTGCCCACCGGTTCGGTGGTCGATACGGGCCTGGCGATACATAATGGTGAAGTTTGGGTCTGGGGGTTTCGCGGCTCAGGTCAGCAGGGTAATGGGGTCATGGTCGTTAATCAGCGCTCTGCGCCAGCAAAAGTAAAAATCTTCAGTGATAACAATATTAAAATTATTGCGCTGGCCTCGGGCATCTATCACATCATTGCTCTGGATGAAAACGGCGATGTCTGGGGATGGGGGCAAAGCGGCTATGGTGAAACCGGGTGTGGCATTGTATATATCTCGACGCCCTGTAAGGTTATTGAAGGCAAAAAAATTATCAAAATTTCCGCCGGTGAATATTTCTCTGCGGCGCTAAGCGCCGATGGCGATGTCTATACCTGGGGCGATGGTCTCTATGGTCAGCGTGGCGATGGTACGCTCCATCGCTATTCAGCTTTTTATACGAAACCGCAGGTAGTGCATAAGGTTGATCTCGCAGGGGAAAAGGCCCGTCTGCTCACTGCCCACTATGAAAGCGCTTTTGTTGTGACCGAATCAGGGAAATTTATGGGCTGGGGTGATAATGAAACCTGTGAACTGGGGCCGATGGTTACGCTGTACAACCCAACACGCTGTGATGGCCGTCATGAGTACATCAGCAAGCCCCGCGAATTCGCACCTGGAATTAATGCGCATGATGTTATCGATATTACGGGCGGCAACCGCTGGAGTGAAGTGCTTCTTAAAGATGGATCGGTATGGGGCTGGGGCCTTGGAGCATCAATTGGCCTGACGGATAACGGTTCAACGGACAGTAAATATAACAGCGCTGTCGCACGTAAAATTCTGGATAATGTCGCCATCCTTTATGGCCGTTACGTCGGGTCTGCGGCGTTAACTAAATCCGGGGATTTTTACACCTGGGGGTTAACAAACGGATCGGCATTTCCCGATATCTATGGTCACCGGCCAACATTGCGAACGCCAACCCATGGCGTTATAGAGGGATTTGGCGGCGGTAAGGAGCATCTTTATTACTGGACGTTCGATGGCAAGCTATACGGCTATGGTTATGGTGCAGCTTATAAACTTGATCCCAATAGCGCTGCCAATATTCCATGGCCCGGTAAAGAGATGACATTTATCCTCGCAGATGATTAA
- a CDS encoding VWA domain-containing protein translates to MEQLFLLSDNFMIKLPSTLSSENGAITIVYAIIFPALLAMVALALDGALMINRKARLADASSEAILAISAVDNRLVDSVAIDNNKQIAKDFVNYYLPNNQAEQLKVVVTSFDRTIEKGYIDYKIAISATLPTLLPLGHLGFSAFDRSVTVGNFDNNSGNARKFVTVISDPADYVFVVDFSDSMNSSYIDQGRVTTRLAMLKQVVREVISGNKNPDSQFAIVPFDIGVPFRIKDSVNTTSSYANKENEGGGELVGCSALYVPKPQYAPDKIDYNFWANKNISQKQYPLFNNSKNSIFYNLDRGRYFYYRFIVGKALNEDMGDLEDRGWCTLNSSAAAPMGLYTHSCEAQSAESIFTPANKLKIEEQYDNVTALLDTMRAAPTEERSSIANSLTIDYASTLKYDNLFGTEAIQEFIQPWAPNMYEYRAFTGMCQSATPLRTVSPRLSQSQAEEQMAATFTSARAQAFLIPLTTSSEEKTRLISDFAGMSAGGGTDSTIGLLRSVPVVAAGTNPKKVIIVISDGEDEIDPAIVADQFHSRGMCDVIKAGLKDEGLFASGKTGVVANTVEIHYVSINDNNNESRMAFWGKYCARGDDTTDQKQYTHTATNYSSLIETLVSIIGVETGFYIQDSQNGVDFPVTESEENVPLS, encoded by the coding sequence ATGGAGCAACTTTTTCTGCTAAGTGATAATTTTATGATAAAATTACCTTCCACATTATCTTCAGAAAATGGCGCTATCACGATTGTCTACGCGATTATTTTTCCTGCGCTTCTGGCAATGGTTGCGCTTGCCTTAGACGGCGCACTGATGATTAACAGAAAGGCTCGTCTTGCCGATGCATCCAGTGAAGCTATATTAGCCATATCGGCAGTGGATAACAGACTTGTGGATAGTGTTGCTATTGATAATAATAAACAGATTGCAAAAGATTTCGTCAATTATTATCTGCCGAATAATCAGGCTGAGCAGCTAAAGGTGGTTGTAACCTCTTTCGATCGCACTATTGAAAAAGGTTATATTGATTATAAGATCGCCATCTCCGCAACCCTGCCAACGCTATTACCTTTAGGTCATTTAGGTTTCTCTGCGTTTGATCGTAGCGTAACCGTAGGTAACTTTGACAATAACAGTGGTAACGCCAGAAAATTTGTTACCGTAATTTCAGATCCTGCTGATTATGTTTTTGTTGTCGATTTTTCAGACAGCATGAATTCGTCTTATATCGATCAGGGAAGGGTAACAACACGTCTCGCCATGCTTAAGCAGGTCGTACGCGAGGTCATTTCTGGCAATAAAAATCCAGACTCGCAGTTCGCTATTGTTCCTTTTGATATTGGCGTTCCGTTCAGGATAAAAGATTCCGTTAATACAACCTCATCTTATGCAAATAAGGAAAATGAAGGCGGTGGTGAGCTGGTAGGCTGTTCGGCACTGTATGTGCCGAAACCGCAATATGCTCCAGATAAAATAGATTATAATTTCTGGGCTAATAAGAATATCAGCCAGAAACAATATCCATTATTTAATAATAGTAAAAACTCTATTTTTTATAATTTAGACCGGGGCCGCTATTTTTATTATCGATTCATTGTGGGTAAGGCATTGAATGAAGATATGGGGGATTTAGAAGATCGCGGCTGGTGTACTCTGAACTCCAGTGCCGCAGCTCCTATGGGGCTTTATACGCATAGTTGCGAAGCACAGTCTGCGGAAAGTATTTTTACCCCCGCCAATAAATTAAAAATCGAGGAGCAGTACGATAATGTGACGGCGCTACTGGATACCATGCGTGCTGCGCCGACGGAGGAGCGTTCTTCTATTGCCAATAGCTTAACCATTGATTACGCCAGCACTCTGAAGTATGACAATCTTTTCGGCACTGAGGCCATTCAGGAGTTTATTCAGCCGTGGGCGCCGAATATGTATGAATATCGGGCATTTACCGGTATGTGCCAGTCAGCCACCCCTTTGCGTACAGTAAGCCCCAGGCTCTCGCAAAGCCAGGCGGAAGAACAGATGGCTGCGACTTTCACCAGTGCCCGGGCGCAGGCGTTTCTTATTCCACTAACTACCTCCAGCGAAGAGAAAACCAGACTGATCTCTGATTTTGCAGGTATGTCCGCCGGTGGCGGCACCGACAGTACGATAGGCCTCTTGCGATCGGTCCCCGTTGTTGCTGCCGGCACCAACCCGAAAAAAGTGATTATCGTGATTTCTGATGGTGAAGATGAGATCGACCCGGCCATTGTCGCCGACCAGTTTCACTCTCGCGGAATGTGTGACGTTATAAAAGCGGGGTTAAAGGATGAAGGACTTTTCGCATCTGGAAAAACAGGCGTGGTTGCCAACACGGTGGAAATTCATTACGTTTCCATTAACGATAATAATAATGAATCACGAATGGCGTTCTGGGGTAAATATTGCGCCAGAGGTGATGATACTACCGATCAGAAGCAATATACCCATACCGCAACTAACTATTCATCGCTTATTGAAACCCTGGTTTCGATTATTGGCGTTGAAACGGGATTTTATATTCAGGACAGTCAAAATGGCGTGGATTTTCCGGTTACTGAAAGCGAGGAAAACGTACCGCTTAGCTGA
- the tadF gene encoding tight adherence pilus pseudopilin TadF — MYRNIKGIKPEFNNLNFVANKNEDGSVSIEFSFVMLIFILIMYLVTDFGMAIVKQGRLERTSHTLASLVRERRALYQANETLTQEEVDELLEIGKNLQKEADINLTIDALYLTPTQEGQSASVTASTLTFNAGNGKCQPNNVAANDVQWQKLSPYAASTERWVPIYRVRVCIPDTSSLFMTLMNGRSQKLPSVFATDVAISRN, encoded by the coding sequence ATGTACAGGAATATCAAAGGAATAAAACCTGAGTTTAATAATTTAAACTTTGTTGCTAATAAGAATGAGGATGGTTCCGTATCCATTGAGTTTTCATTTGTCATGCTTATTTTTATTCTTATTATGTATTTAGTAACGGATTTCGGTATGGCAATCGTTAAACAGGGCCGTCTGGAAAGAACCAGCCACACGCTGGCCTCTCTGGTCAGAGAAAGAAGAGCGCTTTATCAGGCCAATGAAACGCTTACTCAGGAAGAGGTTGATGAGCTATTGGAAATAGGGAAAAACTTGCAAAAGGAAGCGGATATCAATCTTACTATAGATGCGCTTTATCTGACGCCGACACAGGAAGGTCAGAGCGCCAGCGTTACCGCCAGTACGCTTACTTTCAATGCCGGAAACGGCAAATGTCAGCCGAACAATGTGGCTGCGAATGATGTGCAGTGGCAAAAATTATCCCCTTATGCTGCCAGTACCGAAAGGTGGGTGCCGATTTATCGCGTTCGTGTTTGTATTCCGGATACTAGTAGCTTATTCATGACATTAATGAACGGCCGTAGCCAAAAATTACCCAGCGTTTTTGCCACCGACGTAGCAATATCTCGTAATTAA
- a CDS encoding TadE/TadG family type IV pilus assembly protein, producing the protein MITVFRRKLFAGAGDERGAVAVELALVFFPLMFMIFLLFELCRVTYISSALNLATAEASRYAAVAKISDKDYERIFREKLQNDVPLWPSLTKDTNLTISVKYCDTLNDIITDNCDSQSYEQKPLAVYHVGYAYSSIVPFVPDLITESYLQRTTIYVQEYQRNKT; encoded by the coding sequence GTGATAACGGTTTTCCGGCGAAAGCTATTCGCTGGAGCCGGTGATGAGCGGGGGGCGGTTGCAGTGGAACTGGCCCTGGTTTTTTTTCCTCTTATGTTTATGATTTTCCTGTTATTCGAATTATGTCGGGTCACCTATATCTCATCTGCGCTTAACCTTGCCACTGCTGAGGCCAGTCGCTATGCGGCGGTTGCGAAAATTAGTGATAAGGATTATGAAAGAATTTTCCGCGAAAAATTGCAAAATGATGTCCCTTTATGGCCATCGTTAACTAAAGATACTAACCTCACTATCAGTGTTAAATATTGCGATACGCTTAATGATATTATTACAGATAATTGCGACAGCCAAAGTTATGAGCAAAAACCACTCGCTGTGTATCATGTTGGTTATGCATATTCCTCTATCGTCCCATTTGTTCCAGATTTAATAACAGAGTCATATCTACAGCGGACTACAATTTATGTACAGGAATATCAAAGGAATAAAACCTGA